One segment of Streptosporangium brasiliense DNA contains the following:
- a CDS encoding deoxyribonuclease IV, giving the protein MPRIGAHVDQDDPLAHARARDAEVVQFFLGDPQSWKGPVVGDKAREIKDSDVDVYVHAPYVINVATLNNRIRIPSRKLLSAHLAAAAEVGAKGLIVHGGHVNAGDDPQKGFDNWRKVFERLAEHEVPVLIENTAGGDNAMARRLERIARLWEALDGFDVGFCLDTCHAHAGGEDLTDVVERIMAITGRIDLIHCNDSRDAAGSGADRHANLGAGQIDTEAILAVCRSAGAPIVVETPAAGQAEDIALLRKRI; this is encoded by the coding sequence ATGCCGCGTATCGGAGCCCATGTCGACCAGGACGACCCACTCGCCCACGCCAGGGCACGCGACGCCGAGGTCGTGCAGTTCTTCCTCGGTGATCCACAGAGCTGGAAGGGCCCGGTCGTCGGCGACAAGGCCCGGGAGATCAAGGATTCCGACGTGGACGTCTACGTCCACGCCCCCTACGTAATCAACGTGGCGACCCTCAACAACCGGATCCGCATCCCCAGCCGCAAGCTGCTGAGCGCCCACCTCGCCGCGGCGGCCGAGGTCGGCGCCAAGGGCCTGATCGTCCACGGCGGCCACGTCAACGCCGGCGACGACCCGCAGAAGGGCTTCGACAACTGGCGCAAGGTCTTCGAGCGCCTGGCGGAGCACGAGGTCCCGGTGCTCATCGAGAACACGGCGGGCGGCGACAACGCGATGGCCCGCAGACTGGAGCGGATCGCCCGGCTGTGGGAGGCCCTCGACGGCTTCGACGTGGGCTTCTGCCTGGACACCTGCCACGCCCACGCGGGCGGCGAGGACCTGACCGACGTGGTCGAGCGGATCATGGCGATCACCGGCCGGATCGACCTGATCCACTGCAACGACTCGCGCGACGCCGCGGGCTCCGGCGCCGACCGGCACGCCAACCTCGGCGCGGGTCAGATCGACACCGAGGCCATCCTCGCGGTGTGCCGGAGCGCGGGCGCGCCGATCGTGGTGGAGACGCCGGCCGCCGGCCAGGCCGAGGACATCGCCCTCCTCAGGAAGCGCATTTGA
- a CDS encoding mannosyltransferase family protein: protein MITPRESPRDTATEALMLWLSSRLGIVVLAVVGAGAMSGGEAVAPFLDRWKHWDTALLITIAEHGYGGDPAAEPDKGLPAFFPGMPLTLRAVHAVVGDWTLAGLLISFVAGAVATVALARLAEFEGPPGAGWRAVLALLLWPMSVFLFTGYSEALFLAFAIPAWLAARQGRWPLAAGLAAGASCMRITGLFLALALIVEFFTRRQAVRQAWLLVLPFVPLALYSAYHYSRSGDWMAWKHAQEAGWGRHMVWPWESLITTWNSAMGEGRFAWAFRLEIAGAVVGVGLVLVLLYLRRWSEFIYVGLQVGALVCSAYYLSIPRSALLWWPLFLLIARAGTPGARWRRWVILGYALVVGPLMVLNTLTFMDGAWVG from the coding sequence ATGATCACCCCCCGCGAGTCTCCGCGCGACACCGCGACGGAGGCACTCATGCTCTGGCTGAGCTCCCGGCTGGGAATCGTCGTCCTCGCCGTCGTGGGGGCCGGGGCGATGTCGGGGGGAGAAGCCGTTGCGCCGTTCCTGGACCGCTGGAAGCACTGGGACACCGCGCTCCTCATCACCATCGCCGAGCACGGCTACGGCGGCGACCCCGCCGCCGAACCGGACAAGGGGCTGCCCGCGTTCTTCCCGGGGATGCCGTTGACGCTCCGCGCGGTGCACGCGGTCGTGGGCGACTGGACGCTCGCCGGGCTGCTGATCTCCTTCGTGGCCGGCGCCGTCGCGACGGTGGCGCTGGCCAGGCTCGCCGAGTTCGAGGGGCCGCCGGGCGCCGGATGGCGCGCGGTGCTGGCGCTGCTGCTCTGGCCGATGTCGGTGTTCCTGTTCACCGGCTACAGCGAGGCCCTGTTCCTGGCCTTCGCGATCCCGGCCTGGCTGGCGGCGCGTCAGGGCCGCTGGCCGCTGGCCGCCGGCCTCGCGGCGGGCGCCTCCTGCATGCGGATCACCGGACTGTTCCTGGCCCTCGCGCTGATCGTGGAGTTCTTCACCAGGCGGCAGGCCGTACGGCAGGCGTGGCTGCTGGTGCTGCCGTTCGTGCCGCTGGCGCTCTACTCCGCCTACCACTACAGCCGCAGCGGTGACTGGATGGCGTGGAAGCACGCCCAGGAGGCCGGGTGGGGGCGGCACATGGTGTGGCCGTGGGAGTCGCTGATCACGACGTGGAACTCGGCCATGGGAGAGGGGCGGTTCGCCTGGGCGTTCCGGCTGGAGATAGCCGGGGCGGTCGTCGGGGTCGGGCTCGTGCTGGTCCTGCTCTACCTGCGGCGGTGGAGCGAGTTCATCTATGTGGGGCTCCAGGTCGGCGCCCTGGTCTGCTCCGCCTACTACCTGTCGATCCCGCGCTCGGCGCTGCTGTGGTGGCCGCTCTTCCTGCTCATCGCGCGGGCCGGCACTCCGGGCGCGCGCTGGAGACGGTGGGTGATCCTCGGCTACGCGCTGGTGGTCGGCCCGCTGATGGTGCTCAACACGCTGACTTTCATGGACGGCGCCTGGGTGGGATAA
- a CDS encoding glycosyltransferase family 87 protein: protein MDSLQSARSTVSGLGARAVPYVPLALFAGLGAVLAYLWKWPCRFGGAWNHGTLQFTNFCYTDIYPLWWNEKLNEGKVPYFGHPVEYPVGIGGIMEFFRRIVTPMSDPGTAFYDLTVILMALCLVVGVLLMAALAGPARRWDALWYALAPALILTAYINWDLAANALALGALLAWAKQRQWLAGVLLGLAIATKFYPLMFLGPLFLLTLRTGKWMPFLKTVGGAAGIWLLVNVPIMLTAFDGWKRFYVFSQERPADWGSIWYFFNQKQWPILGDAERLDTLGVLSLAAFCLAIAVLTVTAKTRPRLMQLCFLTLAAFMLTNKVWSPQYVLWLVPFAVLARPNWKAIALWQVAECWYFFAIWLYLVGIQPGNEALGISGDTYFTAVWGRAITILIMMGLVVRDVLRPDKDVIRQDGTDDQAGGVFDGAPDRFRIALS from the coding sequence GGGGGCGGTGCTCGCCTACCTGTGGAAGTGGCCCTGCCGCTTCGGCGGGGCCTGGAACCACGGGACCCTGCAGTTCACGAACTTCTGCTACACCGACATCTACCCGCTGTGGTGGAACGAGAAGCTGAACGAGGGCAAGGTCCCCTACTTCGGTCATCCGGTGGAGTATCCCGTCGGCATCGGCGGGATCATGGAGTTCTTCCGCCGGATCGTCACGCCCATGAGCGACCCCGGGACGGCGTTCTACGACCTGACCGTGATCCTCATGGCGCTCTGCCTGGTCGTCGGCGTGCTGCTGATGGCCGCGCTGGCCGGGCCGGCCCGGCGCTGGGACGCGCTCTGGTACGCCCTGGCCCCCGCGCTGATCCTGACCGCCTACATCAACTGGGACCTGGCCGCCAACGCCCTGGCGCTGGGCGCGCTGCTCGCCTGGGCGAAGCAGCGGCAGTGGCTGGCCGGCGTCCTGCTCGGTCTGGCGATCGCCACCAAGTTCTACCCGCTGATGTTCCTCGGCCCGCTGTTCCTGCTGACGCTGCGGACCGGTAAATGGATGCCGTTCCTCAAGACGGTCGGCGGCGCGGCCGGGATCTGGCTCCTCGTCAACGTGCCGATCATGTTGACGGCCTTCGACGGTTGGAAGCGGTTCTACGTCTTCAGCCAGGAGCGCCCGGCCGACTGGGGCTCGATCTGGTATTTCTTCAACCAGAAGCAGTGGCCGATCCTCGGCGACGCCGAGCGGCTCGACACGCTGGGTGTCCTGTCGCTGGCGGCGTTCTGCCTGGCGATCGCGGTGCTCACGGTGACGGCCAAGACCCGTCCCCGGCTGATGCAGCTGTGCTTCCTCACCCTGGCCGCGTTCATGCTGACCAACAAGGTGTGGTCGCCCCAGTACGTGCTCTGGCTGGTCCCGTTCGCGGTGCTGGCCCGGCCCAACTGGAAGGCGATCGCGCTCTGGCAGGTCGCCGAGTGCTGGTACTTCTTCGCGATCTGGCTCTATCTGGTCGGCATCCAGCCGGGCAACGAGGCGCTGGGCATCTCCGGCGACACCTACTTCACCGCGGTGTGGGGCCGGGCGATCACCATCCTGATCATGATGGGTCTCGTCGTGCGGGACGTCCTGCGGCCGGACAAGGACGTGATCCGGCAGGACGGGACCGACGACCAGGCCGGTGGCGTCTTCGACGGGGCCCCCGACCGGTTCAGGATCGCGCTCTCGTAG